A single region of the Acidobacteriota bacterium genome encodes:
- a CDS encoding epoxide hydrolase codes for MTEITPYRIQIDEQQLTDLQRRLDATRWPERETVDDWNQGIPLAYTQELCAYWASSYDWRRLESRLNDLDQFKTDIDGLGIHFLHLRSRHTGAAPLVLTHGWPGSIVEFLEVLDPLLDPTAHGGSAEDAFHLVVPTLPGFGFSDKPTSPGWSVEKIADAWAQLMARLGYEWYFAQGGDWGAAVSTAIAIQDHEHCHGIHVNMPTVGVDQSTMDDLTDNEKDALAGIQYYRDWDSGYSKQQSTRPQTLGYGLVDSPAGQAAWIVEKFWSWMDCDGHPENVLSRDQLLDNVMMYWLPACGASSGRIYWESFGKGRNDPVEIPVGCSIFPKEIFRASRRWAEKRYRQLVYWNRLEKGGHFAAFEVPDVFVGELRKCFHEMKA; via the coding sequence ATGACCGAAATCACGCCCTACCGCATCCAGATCGACGAACAACAACTGACCGATCTGCAACGACGACTAGACGCTACGCGCTGGCCGGAACGCGAGACGGTCGACGACTGGAACCAGGGCATTCCCCTGGCCTACACCCAGGAGTTGTGCGCGTACTGGGCGTCCTCCTACGACTGGCGCCGGCTGGAAAGCCGCCTGAACGACCTGGACCAGTTCAAGACCGACATCGACGGGCTGGGAATCCACTTCCTCCATCTTCGTTCAAGACACACCGGCGCGGCGCCCCTGGTGCTCACGCACGGCTGGCCGGGCTCGATCGTCGAATTCCTCGAGGTCCTCGACCCGCTGCTTGACCCCACCGCGCACGGCGGTTCGGCAGAGGACGCCTTCCACCTGGTGGTCCCGACCCTCCCCGGCTTCGGCTTCTCCGACAAGCCGACCTCGCCCGGCTGGAGCGTCGAAAAGATCGCCGATGCCTGGGCCCAGTTGATGGCGCGCCTCGGCTACGAGTGGTACTTCGCCCAGGGAGGAGACTGGGGGGCCGCCGTCAGCACGGCGATCGCGATTCAGGACCACGAGCACTGCCACGGCATCCACGTGAACATGCCAACGGTCGGCGTCGATCAGAGCACGATGGACGACCTGACGGACAACGAGAAGGACGCGCTCGCCGGCATCCAGTACTACCGCGACTGGGACTCGGGCTACTCGAAGCAGCAGTCGACGCGGCCGCAAACCCTGGGCTACGGCCTGGTCGACTCCCCGGCCGGGCAGGCGGCGTGGATCGTCGAGAAGTTCTGGTCCTGGATGGACTGCGACGGCCACCCGGAGAACGTGTTGAGCCGCGACCAGTTGCTCGACAACGTGATGATGTACTGGCTGCCGGCCTGCGGCGCGTCCTCAGGACGCATCTATTGGGAGAGCTTCGGAAAGGGTCGCAACGACCCGGTCGAGATCCCGGTCGGCTGCAGCATCTTCCCCAAGGAGATCTTCCGCGCCTCCAGGCGCTGGGCCGAGAAGCGCTATCGCCAACTCGTGTACTGGAACCGGCTGGAGAAGGGAGGGCACTTCGCCGCGTTCGAAGTACCGGACGTCTTCGTCGGCGAGCTGCGGAAGTGCTTCCACGAAATGAAGGCCTAG
- a CDS encoding tetratricopeptide repeat protein: MTIPAARFIAGALAALCLSAATNTSSARQAQQDRDEPSAAMLLRQASLHESRGDYEAAIAGYDRAIEVDPGDWQLYLLRGSARFKDGRIDDSIEDFDRVVALDPSQDPYLWQRGISYYYAGRFADCRGQFERHRLVNPNDVENAVWHLLCAAAEDGLEAAREGMLPVGPDARRPMKEIDALFRGKGSVEEVEAAVREEGPGARFYADLYLGLYYELVGEAEKAATSIERAASLPNRGYMVEVARVHRGLSP; encoded by the coding sequence ATGACGATCCCGGCTGCGCGGTTCATCGCTGGAGCTTTGGCCGCGCTGTGCCTCAGCGCTGCTACGAACACCAGTTCAGCGCGACAGGCACAGCAAGACCGGGACGAACCCAGCGCCGCGATGCTGCTGCGGCAGGCAAGCCTTCACGAGTCCCGCGGTGACTACGAGGCGGCCATCGCCGGCTACGACCGCGCGATCGAGGTCGATCCGGGCGACTGGCAGCTCTATCTGCTGCGCGGATCGGCACGGTTTAAGGACGGCCGGATCGACGACTCGATCGAGGACTTCGACCGCGTCGTCGCGCTCGATCCGTCCCAGGATCCGTACCTGTGGCAGCGCGGTATCTCGTACTACTACGCCGGTCGTTTCGCCGATTGCCGCGGCCAGTTCGAGCGCCACCGTCTGGTCAACCCGAACGACGTGGAGAACGCCGTGTGGCACCTGCTTTGCGCCGCAGCCGAGGACGGCCTGGAGGCCGCGCGGGAGGGGATGCTGCCGGTCGGCCCGGATGCTCGCCGGCCGATGAAGGAGATCGACGCCCTGTTCCGGGGCAAGGGGAGCGTCGAGGAGGTCGAGGCCGCCGTGCGAGAAGAGGGTCCCGGCGCGCGCTTCTACGCCGATCTGTACCTGGGGCTCTACTACGAACTCGTGGGTGAGGCAGAGAAAGCCGCAACCTCGATCGAGCGCGCCGCGTCGCTACCGAACCGCGGCTACATGGTCGAGGTGGCCCGAGTGCACCGCGGGCTGAGTCCCTAG
- a CDS encoding SDR family oxidoreductase yields the protein MGLLDGKVALVTGAGGGLGRTHALLLAQEGAAVVVNDLGGARDGTGAGTAMADQVAQEIREAGGQAVADYGSVSDGDAARAMVQRAVDEFGKLDIAINNAGILRDKSFKNMTDEMWDIVLDVHLRGTYLVTKAAYDQMIEQESGGRIIMTSSTSGLLGNFGQTNYGAAKAGMAGFMRCLALEGTKYGVTVNLLAPAAWSRLTEDIMPETTAEPLAPEKVSPAVVWLCSDDATDITGRIFAVGGNKVSLLAWQSLEIASRPNDQDPWDVAAIGEKIRAASASFPKPIHFSDLM from the coding sequence ATGGGTCTGCTCGACGGCAAGGTTGCACTCGTTACAGGCGCTGGGGGCGGCCTCGGCCGCACTCACGCGTTGCTCCTGGCGCAGGAAGGCGCCGCGGTCGTGGTTAACGATCTCGGCGGCGCGCGCGACGGCACCGGCGCCGGCACCGCGATGGCCGACCAGGTCGCCCAGGAGATCCGCGAAGCGGGCGGTCAGGCGGTCGCCGACTACGGCTCGGTCTCGGACGGCGATGCCGCCCGGGCGATGGTCCAGCGCGCCGTGGACGAGTTCGGCAAGCTCGACATCGCGATCAACAACGCCGGCATCCTGCGCGACAAGTCGTTCAAGAACATGACCGACGAGATGTGGGACATCGTTCTCGACGTCCACCTCCGCGGCACGTATCTCGTGACCAAGGCCGCGTACGACCAGATGATCGAGCAGGAGTCCGGCGGCCGCATCATCATGACGAGTTCGACTTCGGGCCTGCTCGGCAACTTCGGCCAGACGAACTACGGCGCCGCCAAGGCGGGGATGGCCGGGTTCATGCGCTGCCTGGCCCTCGAGGGAACGAAGTACGGCGTCACGGTGAACCTGCTCGCTCCCGCCGCCTGGTCCCGGCTGACCGAGGACATCATGCCGGAGACGACCGCCGAGCCGCTGGCACCCGAGAAGGTGTCGCCGGCCGTCGTCTGGCTATGCAGTGACGACGCGACGGACATCACCGGCCGGATCTTCGCCGTCGGCGGCAACAAGGTGTCACTCCTTGCCTGGCAATCGCTCGAGATCGCCAGCCGGCCGAACGACCAGGATCCCTGGGACGTCGCCGCGATCGGCGAGAAGATCCGCGCCGCATCCGCCAGCTTCCCCAAGCCGATCCACTTCAGCGATCTGATGTAG
- a CDS encoding amidase — protein sequence MPDPDGATRRDVMAAVGALGAAAVAGSACARPGRDRDGQRGAAPTPVVGGFELEEVTIAELGRQMAEGERTSREITELYLDRIEALDRQGPTLRSVIETNPDALGIAGELDRERAAGNVRGPLHGVPILLKDNVATADRTTTTAGSLALEGSIPKQDAFVAARLRQAGAVLLGKANLSEWANFRSNRSSSGWSARGGQCRNPYVLNRNPCGSSSGSGAAASANLCAAAVGTETDGSIICPSSANGLVGIKPTVGLVSRSGIVPISAVQDTAGPMARTVADAAALLSGMTGRDPRDEATAASPVPTDLTRHLGEPGASDLSGLRVGVGRQFFERDVRVDEVMEEAVEVLAGLGVEIVDPATIPHRGEVGRHEYEAMLYEFKAGLNAYLAELGDNAAVASLAEVIAFNEANAEQEMPFFGQEILIEADAKGPLTETAYRTARDTANRLSREEGLDAALAEHRLDAILGPSGGPAWVTDLVYGDRFSVSSSGPPAVAGYPNVSVPAGHIEGLPVGVSFFGAAWSEPTLIRIAWAFEQAAPHRRPPRFRARVDEA from the coding sequence GTGCCGGACCCTGACGGAGCGACCCGCCGCGACGTGATGGCTGCCGTGGGCGCTCTCGGCGCTGCTGCCGTGGCCGGCTCGGCCTGCGCTCGCCCTGGCCGCGATCGGGACGGGCAGCGGGGAGCCGCGCCGACGCCAGTGGTGGGCGGCTTCGAACTCGAAGAGGTGACCATCGCGGAGCTGGGGCGCCAGATGGCCGAGGGCGAGCGGACGAGCCGGGAGATCACAGAACTCTACCTCGACCGGATCGAGGCCCTCGATCGTCAGGGTCCGACGCTGCGGTCGGTCATCGAGACGAACCCGGATGCCCTCGGGATCGCCGGAGAACTCGACCGCGAGCGGGCCGCCGGCAACGTGCGCGGCCCGCTCCATGGCGTCCCGATTCTGCTCAAGGACAACGTCGCGACGGCCGACCGCACGACGACCACCGCCGGTTCCCTGGCGCTCGAGGGGTCGATCCCGAAGCAGGATGCCTTCGTCGCGGCCCGACTCCGGCAGGCCGGGGCGGTGCTGCTCGGCAAGGCGAACCTGAGCGAGTGGGCGAACTTCCGCTCAAACCGGTCGAGTTCGGGTTGGAGCGCCCGCGGCGGGCAGTGCCGCAATCCCTACGTCCTCAACCGCAATCCCTGCGGTTCCAGCTCCGGTTCGGGCGCTGCCGCCTCCGCGAACCTCTGCGCGGCGGCGGTCGGCACCGAGACCGACGGTTCGATCATCTGCCCCTCGTCGGCGAACGGCCTGGTAGGAATCAAGCCGACCGTCGGGCTGGTGAGTCGAAGCGGCATCGTGCCCATCTCGGCTGTTCAGGACACGGCCGGTCCGATGGCGCGAACGGTCGCCGACGCCGCTGCACTGCTCAGCGGCATGACCGGGCGGGATCCGCGGGACGAAGCGACCGCGGCCTCGCCCGTTCCAACCGATCTGACCCGCCACCTGGGTGAGCCCGGCGCTTCGGACCTGAGCGGGCTCCGCGTCGGCGTCGGCAGGCAGTTCTTCGAGCGCGACGTCCGCGTCGACGAGGTGATGGAGGAGGCGGTAGAGGTGCTCGCCGGCCTGGGCGTCGAGATCGTCGATCCCGCCACGATCCCGCATCGCGGGGAGGTCGGGCGGCACGAGTACGAGGCCATGCTCTACGAGTTCAAGGCCGGACTGAACGCCTACCTCGCTGAACTGGGTGACAACGCTGCGGTCGCTTCACTCGCCGAAGTGATTGCGTTCAACGAAGCGAACGCCGAGCAGGAGATGCCCTTCTTCGGCCAGGAGATCCTGATCGAGGCGGACGCCAAGGGTCCTCTCACCGAGACCGCCTACCGGACGGCGCGCGACACGGCGAACCGCCTGTCCCGAGAGGAGGGACTCGACGCGGCGCTCGCCGAGCACCGTCTCGACGCCATTCTGGGGCCGAGCGGCGGTCCGGCCTGGGTGACCGACCTCGTCTACGGCGACCGCTTCTCGGTCAGCAGCTCCGGCCCGCCGGCTGTCGCGGGTTATCCGAACGTCAGCGTGCCCGCCGGCCACATCGAGGGCCTGCCGGTTGGGGTCTCCTTCTTCGGCGCTGCCTGGAGCGAGCCGACACTGATCCGCATCGCCTGGGCCTTTGAGCAGGCGGCGCCGCACCGGAGGCCGCCCCGCTTCCGTGCCCGCGTCGATGAAGCGTGA
- a CDS encoding SDR family NAD(P)-dependent oxidoreductase — protein sequence MSDPVCLISGVGPGTGAALARRFASGGYRVAMLARNQERLRTLEAEIEGSRGYACDVSDGEAVRTTVTRVRGDLGAPGVLVHNAVGGAFGDFLEIEPDQLRGNFEVNVMGLLYLARAVAPAMIEAGRGAIMVTGNTAARRGMPRFAGFAPTKAGQRILAESMARTLGPQGIHVAYFVIDAVIDLEWTRRRMPDQPDDFFIRPDAIAENVWYVAHQDPSAWSFEVELRPYGETW from the coding sequence ATGAGCGATCCGGTCTGCCTGATCTCCGGCGTCGGCCCCGGCACCGGGGCCGCTCTTGCCAGGCGCTTCGCCTCCGGCGGCTACCGGGTGGCGATGCTGGCCCGCAACCAGGAGCGCCTGAGAACCCTGGAAGCGGAGATCGAGGGTTCGCGCGGCTACGCCTGCGATGTCTCCGACGGGGAGGCGGTGCGGACGACCGTGACGCGGGTGCGAGGCGATCTCGGCGCGCCCGGGGTGCTCGTCCACAACGCCGTCGGCGGGGCCTTCGGCGACTTCCTGGAGATTGAGCCGGACCAGTTGCGCGGGAACTTCGAGGTCAATGTGATGGGCCTCCTCTACCTGGCGCGCGCTGTCGCGCCGGCGATGATCGAGGCCGGGCGCGGGGCGATCATGGTGACCGGCAACACCGCGGCTCGCCGCGGCATGCCGCGCTTTGCCGGGTTCGCGCCGACCAAGGCGGGGCAGCGCATCCTCGCCGAGTCGATGGCTCGAACGCTGGGGCCTCAGGGAATCCACGTCGCATACTTCGTGATCGACGCGGTGATCGACCTGGAATGGACCCGGCGCCGGATGCCAGACCAGCCGGACGACTTCTTCATTCGGCCGGACGCGATCGCCGAGAATGTCTGGTACGTGGCCCACCAGGACCCGTCGGCGTGGAGCTTCGAGGTGGAGTTGAGACCGTACGGCGAGACCTGGTAG
- a CDS encoding outer membrane beta-barrel protein, translating into MTRRRSWMPRSLLSASAAALLASALAVPAEASERELYVGFHLGHAGVDVEVEDAFDHVLDGDANSRNYEAGFRFSRYFAVEASYYDFSKVDGTIRPCAEGVPCTDLEVRGKINALSVAIVPQYEVTGRISVFAKVGLVAWGADIEDAAEELELTLDDIDEDDLIYGVGVEIQLLGRLRAVGRIESIGGDIEIFSAGVRLGF; encoded by the coding sequence ATGACCAGACGCCGCTCTTGGATGCCCCGATCGCTGCTGTCGGCATCTGCCGCGGCGCTGCTGGCGAGTGCGCTCGCCGTGCCCGCGGAGGCCTCCGAGCGCGAACTCTACGTCGGCTTCCACCTGGGCCACGCAGGAGTCGACGTCGAGGTGGAGGACGCCTTCGATCACGTTCTCGACGGCGACGCGAACTCGCGGAACTACGAAGCCGGGTTCAGGTTCAGCCGGTACTTCGCGGTCGAGGCCTCCTACTACGACTTCTCCAAGGTCGACGGGACGATCCGGCCCTGCGCGGAGGGCGTTCCCTGCACGGACCTCGAGGTCCGGGGCAAGATCAACGCCCTGTCCGTCGCGATCGTGCCGCAGTACGAAGTCACGGGCCGCATCAGCGTGTTCGCGAAGGTCGGCCTGGTGGCCTGGGGCGCCGACATCGAGGACGCGGCCGAAGAGCTCGAGCTCACGCTCGACGACATCGACGAAGACGACCTGATCTACGGCGTGGGCGTCGAGATCCAGCTTCTCGGGAGGCTGAGGGCCGTGGGCCGCATCGAGTCGATCGGCGGCGACATCGAGATCTTCTCCGCCGGAGTTCGCCTGGGGTTTTGA
- a CDS encoding nitrite/sulfite reductase, translated as MSQQTANGTASWKARLERWIPPHLDEQIEIYETQLEQKRQGKIDDKVFAETRLRRGVYGQRYDNGQRHDGTASRALEYPCGDLTKGPNTVWDAPGMLRIKIPFGAMNGEQMEVLADLAEEYSDGIAHVTTRQDIQLHFIHIDDTPDIMRRLAAVDITSQEACGNSVRNVTACPMAGVCRDEPFDVSPYAHALTHFLLGHKDAQDFGRKFKIAFSGCEQHACGLANMHDLGVVAQVRKAGNGTSSDAERGFRVYVGGGLGAVPHQAKVLREFVREDELLPLAQAVCRVFGRLGEKRNRARARVKFLVAKLGIEEFTRLVDEELAVLPADDRWTAYLDDLSITDQAPTRPAATLEPGPRPEGFAEWLGSNVQRQRQPGYVTVAVNLPLGDLTSTQLRDLADTARRYNGGLVRNTVEQNIVLRNISEADLPALYVELRAAGLGAPGASSLVDVTACPGTDTCKLGISASRGLAGELRKRIATSIRTTGVLADEAVKDLRIKVSGCFNSCGQHHVADIGFYGVSRKSDGRTVPHFQVILGGQWTENAGSYGLAVVAVPAKRIPEAVERIAGLYVAEREKGETFQSFIARVGKARVRQLLDDLTKLPTYLEDRNLYSDWGDPREYTIGDLGVGECAGEVVTAVEFGLSAAEREVFQGLLELDRGEAEGAAAKAYTAMLQAARALITTENIDIGTAPQEIVDEFRTRFYDSELFFDPYAGAKFANYLFRVHGDPETASGEEAHRRIEEAQLFIEAAHACNQRISQAQVADPLRRAV; from the coding sequence ATGAGCCAGCAAACCGCGAATGGAACCGCCTCCTGGAAGGCCCGACTCGAGCGGTGGATTCCACCCCACCTCGACGAACAGATCGAGATCTACGAAACCCAGCTCGAGCAGAAGCGCCAGGGCAAGATCGACGACAAGGTGTTCGCCGAAACGCGCCTCCGCCGCGGCGTCTACGGCCAGCGCTACGACAACGGCCAGCGCCACGACGGCACGGCCAGCCGGGCTCTCGAGTATCCATGCGGCGACCTGACGAAGGGCCCCAACACGGTCTGGGACGCCCCCGGGATGCTGCGGATCAAGATCCCGTTCGGCGCGATGAACGGGGAGCAGATGGAGGTCCTCGCCGACCTCGCCGAGGAGTACTCGGACGGGATCGCGCACGTGACGACACGCCAGGACATCCAGCTCCATTTCATTCACATCGACGACACGCCGGACATCATGCGGCGTCTCGCCGCGGTCGACATCACGTCCCAGGAGGCCTGCGGCAACTCGGTGCGCAACGTGACGGCCTGCCCGATGGCCGGCGTCTGCCGGGACGAGCCGTTCGACGTCTCGCCCTACGCCCATGCGCTGACCCACTTTCTGCTCGGGCACAAGGACGCGCAGGACTTCGGCCGCAAGTTCAAGATCGCCTTCTCCGGCTGCGAGCAGCACGCCTGCGGACTCGCCAACATGCACGACCTCGGCGTCGTCGCCCAGGTCCGAAAGGCGGGCAACGGTACGAGCAGCGACGCGGAACGCGGCTTCCGGGTCTACGTCGGCGGAGGCCTGGGAGCCGTGCCGCACCAGGCGAAGGTGCTGCGCGAGTTCGTGCGCGAGGACGAACTTCTGCCTCTGGCCCAGGCCGTCTGCCGCGTCTTCGGGCGACTCGGCGAGAAGCGGAACCGGGCGCGGGCCCGGGTCAAGTTCCTCGTCGCCAAGCTGGGCATCGAGGAGTTCACCCGTCTGGTCGACGAGGAACTCGCGGTTTTGCCTGCCGACGATCGCTGGACCGCGTACCTGGACGACCTCTCGATCACGGACCAGGCGCCAACGCGACCGGCGGCAACACTGGAACCGGGGCCGCGGCCGGAGGGCTTCGCGGAGTGGCTCGGTTCGAACGTTCAGCGGCAGAGGCAGCCGGGCTACGTCACCGTCGCAGTGAATCTGCCCCTCGGCGACCTCACCTCAACCCAGTTGCGGGATCTCGCTGACACGGCGCGCCGTTACAACGGCGGTCTGGTCCGCAACACGGTCGAGCAGAACATCGTGCTCCGCAACATCAGCGAAGCCGACCTGCCCGCGCTCTACGTGGAACTCCGCGCCGCCGGCCTCGGAGCCCCGGGCGCTTCCTCCCTCGTCGACGTCACCGCCTGCCCCGGCACCGACACGTGCAAGCTCGGGATCTCGGCGTCACGAGGACTCGCCGGCGAACTGCGCAAGCGCATCGCCACCTCCATCAGGACCACCGGCGTGCTCGCTGACGAGGCCGTCAAGGATCTCCGGATCAAGGTGTCCGGCTGTTTCAACTCGTGCGGGCAGCACCACGTCGCGGACATCGGCTTCTACGGCGTCAGCCGCAAGAGCGACGGCCGCACCGTGCCGCACTTCCAGGTCATCCTTGGTGGCCAGTGGACCGAGAACGCGGGCTCGTACGGGCTGGCAGTGGTCGCCGTGCCGGCCAAGCGCATTCCGGAAGCGGTCGAACGGATTGCCGGCCTGTACGTCGCCGAACGGGAGAAGGGCGAGACGTTCCAGAGCTTCATCGCCCGGGTCGGCAAGGCCCGCGTCCGGCAACTGCTCGACGATCTCACGAAGTTGCCGACGTACCTCGAGGACCGCAACCTCTACTCCGACTGGGGCGACCCCCGCGAGTACACGATCGGCGACCTCGGCGTGGGCGAGTGCGCCGGCGAAGTCGTGACCGCGGTCGAGTTCGGCCTTTCGGCCGCCGAGCGCGAGGTCTTCCAGGGCCTGCTCGAACTGGACCGCGGTGAAGCTGAAGGAGCAGCCGCGAAGGCCTACACGGCCATGCTGCAGGCGGCGCGCGCGCTGATCACGACCGAGAACATCGACATCGGAACCGCGCCGCAAGAGATCGTCGACGAGTTCCGCACGCGCTTCTACGACAGCGAACTGTTCTTCGACCCGTACGCTGGCGCCAAGTTCGCCAACTACCTGTTCCGCGTCCACGGCGACCCCGAAACTGCATCGGGCGAGGAGGCTCACCGGCGGATCGAGGAGGCCCAGTTGTTCATCGAGGCGGCGCACGCCTGCAACCAGCGGATCTCCCAGGCCCAGGTCGCGGATCCCCTGAGGCGAGCGGTATGA
- a CDS encoding DUF4202 domain-containing protein, with protein MKSFQLMPRFENAVAGFDLFHREDPATETVDGEELPRELVYSRRMAAWVERLDPEAGEILLLAAHCQHLRRFALPRNDYPAGRKGYLAWRRAAALEHARLAGAVLRDAGYRREKIERVQNLVLKRAGRSSPAEAQTLEDAACLVFLEHDLEALAKRLGPDKTVDVLARTWPKMSDAGREAAAALELKPELREFVVRAQAPDAVRRS; from the coding sequence GTGAAGAGTTTCCAGTTGATGCCGCGTTTCGAGAACGCGGTGGCCGGTTTCGATCTGTTTCACCGGGAGGATCCGGCAACGGAAACCGTGGACGGCGAGGAGCTGCCGCGGGAGTTGGTGTACTCGCGCCGTATGGCCGCCTGGGTGGAGCGCCTCGATCCGGAGGCCGGCGAGATTCTCCTCCTGGCCGCACACTGCCAGCACCTGCGCCGGTTCGCCCTGCCGCGGAACGACTATCCGGCCGGGCGCAAGGGCTATCTGGCGTGGCGTCGCGCCGCGGCACTCGAACATGCGCGGCTGGCGGGTGCCGTGCTGCGCGACGCCGGCTACCGGCGGGAGAAGATCGAGCGGGTGCAGAACCTCGTGCTGAAGCGGGCGGGCCGTAGTTCACCGGCCGAGGCGCAGACGTTGGAAGACGCGGCCTGCCTCGTGTTCCTGGAACACGACCTGGAAGCGTTGGCGAAACGCCTGGGCCCCGACAAGACCGTGGACGTTCTGGCCAGGACGTGGCCCAAGATGTCCGATGCCGGCCGCGAAGCGGCCGCGGCGCTGGAGCTGAAGCCGGAACTGCGCGAGTTCGTGGTGCGGGCGCAGGCGCCGGACGCGGTCAGGCGGTCCTGA
- a CDS encoding MBL fold metallo-hydrolase, which translates to MRRPLLVLPAVLLIALGTLACGGDAAPPAAGDAAGADPAPAEPESADLNDPVAQRVEPFQIFDNLFYVGIEWVSCYLLVTTDGLILIDALYGDHIDTAIDGIRSMGYDPADLKYVLVTHGHFDHVGGAARFQETYGARVGMTAADWELAETPPDNPDWEIDVPVHDMVIADGDTLELGDTQLRFYVTPGHTEGVLSMEFPVREAGEEHRAFLFGGVGLNFEGVHRTNLYLDSVARIQRLAAEEGNPIDVNLSNHASMGRIFERAEQLASRGEGDPNPFVDPQGFVDWLAELQRNAEGKLVVERELAGE; encoded by the coding sequence ATGAGGCGTCCCCTTCTGGTGCTTCCGGCGGTCCTGCTGATCGCTCTTGGCACTCTGGCCTGTGGCGGCGATGCGGCTCCACCGGCGGCCGGAGATGCGGCGGGGGCGGATCCCGCGCCTGCCGAGCCCGAGAGCGCTGACCTGAACGACCCGGTCGCGCAGCGCGTGGAGCCGTTCCAGATCTTCGACAACCTCTTCTACGTCGGAATCGAATGGGTCTCGTGCTACCTGCTGGTGACGACGGACGGTCTCATCCTGATCGACGCGCTCTACGGGGACCACATCGATACCGCGATCGACGGCATCCGGAGCATGGGATACGACCCGGCCGACCTGAAGTACGTGCTGGTCACTCACGGCCACTTCGACCATGTCGGTGGCGCTGCCCGCTTCCAGGAGACGTACGGGGCGCGCGTTGGCATGACTGCGGCGGACTGGGAGTTGGCGGAAACGCCCCCGGACAACCCGGACTGGGAGATCGACGTGCCGGTTCACGACATGGTGATCGCCGACGGTGACACACTGGAACTGGGCGACACGCAACTCCGCTTCTACGTCACGCCCGGGCACACCGAGGGCGTTCTGTCGATGGAGTTTCCGGTGCGCGAGGCCGGTGAGGAACACCGCGCCTTCCTGTTCGGGGGCGTGGGGCTCAACTTCGAGGGGGTGCATCGCACGAACCTCTACCTGGACAGCGTCGCACGAATCCAGAGGCTTGCCGCCGAGGAGGGAAACCCAATCGACGTGAACCTCTCGAACCACGCCTCGATGGGCAGGATCTTCGAGCGTGCGGAGCAGTTGGCGTCGCGGGGCGAGGGCGACCCCAACCCCTTCGTCGATCCGCAGGGCTTTGTCGACTGGCTGGCGGAGCTCCAGAGGAACGCCGAGGGGAAGCTGGTCGTCGAACGCGAGTTGGCGGGCGAGTAG